The Manihot esculenta cultivar AM560-2 chromosome 1, M.esculenta_v8, whole genome shotgun sequence genome has a window encoding:
- the LOC110621602 gene encoding cytochrome b561 and DOMON domain-containing protein At3g61750: MANSLRFRAFRPVIVFSFCFLVIFLRPNVSSATRDKYRGPGPHDDYVHVTALDGESGGATLGVDGRSELCNIDMSSFLPPPYNNISGMVCSPVWNNFILRYHKREENLVTFILSAVYTTGWVGMGFSKDGMMTGSSAMVGWFNKEGHARIKQYYLQGSRPSQVIADAGELDLTKVPPAVVLYGPMIYLAFQAKFEKPLTRQPIILAFGTKYPRHHHLSIHDDKTTVLFDFSAGSASSGYANPGQMKKNHGILGIFAWGLLLPVGAIVARYMKHKDPLWYYIHAGIQFVGFIFGLATVVLGQQLYSKINASIPAHRSIGIFVLTLSILQILAFFLRPKKDAKIRKYWNWYHGWFGRIALFFGALNVVLGIHAGSAGMAWKICYGFLISTILVTVVILETLSWMWKSETTPPASFQMNPIS; the protein is encoded by the exons ATGGCAAACTCATTAAGATTTCGAGCTTTCAGGCCTGTGATTGTTTTTTCATTCTGTTTCTTGGTTATTTTCTTGAGACCCAATGTTTCCTCGGCCACACGCGATAAGTATAGGGGTCCAGGGCCACATGATGATTATGTTCATGTTACAGCATTAGATGGTGAGAGCGGTGGAGCTACTCTAGGAGTTGACGGTAGATCGGAGCTTTGCAATATAGATATGAGTAGTTTTCTTCCTCCTCCCTACAACAATATATCAGGCATGGTCTGCTCACCAGTCtggaataattttattttgagg TATCACAAGAGAGAAGAGAACTTGGTGACCTTTATATTATCTGCTGTATACACCACTGGATGGGTAGGAATGGGGTTTTCTAAAGATGGAATGATGACTGGGTCCAGTGCTATGGTGGGATGGTTTAACAAGGAAGGTCATGCAAGAATCAAACAATACTATTTGCAAGGTTCTCGGCCATCACAGGTCATAGCAGATGCAGGTGAATTGGATCTCACAAAAGTTCCACCTGCCGTTGTGCTTTATGGACCCATGATTTACTTGGCATTTCAAGCCAAGTTTGAAAAACCTCTCACTCGCCAACCCATCATACTGGCTTTTGGAACAAAATATCCAAGGCATCACCACCTCTCCATTCATGATGATAAGACCACCGTTCTCTTCGACTTCTCCGCAG GTTCTGCTTCTTCTGGGTATGCAAATCCTGGGCAGATGAAGAAAAATCATGGAATATTGGGCATCTTTGCGTGGGGCCTGCTCCTTCCCGTTGGAGCAATTGTTGCAAGATACATGAAGCATAAAGATCCACTATGGTACTATATACACGCAGGTATTCAATTTGTGGGATTTATCTTCGGCCTAGCTACTGTGGTCCTTGGACAACAACTCTATTCTAAAATTAATGCCAGTATACCGGCTCACAGATCCATAGGAATCTTTGTTCTTACCCTTAGTATTCTTCAG ATATTGGCATTCTTTCTACGGCCCAAGAAGGATGCCAAGATCCGTAAGTACTGGAATTGGTATCACGGCTGGTTTGGTAGGATCGCGCTCTTCTTCGGAGCTCTAAATGTGGTGTTGGGAATCCACGCAGGATCTGCAGGGATGGCATGGAAGATATGCTATGGGTTTCTAATTAGTACAATATTAGTCACAGTGGTTATCCTAGAAACATTGTCTTGGATGTGGAAATCAGAAACAACTCCACCTGCTTCCTTCCAAATGAATCCAATTTCATAA